One Betaproteobacteria bacterium genomic window carries:
- a CDS encoding DUF899 domain-containing protein, with protein sequence MTKHMTGTRKDWLAARLELLETEKELTRRSDELARRRQELPWVRIDKKYRFETDEGSASLADLFKGRSQLLIYHYMFGPDYTAGCATCSTIADGFNGFVVHLANHDVTLSAVSRAPLAKLQAYKRRMGWTFPWASSFGNDFNPDFNVSFTEEQQREGTIEYNYERGGHAMDATAAVPEPVAKNAAMTGTDAATYTRERPGMSTFVIEDGVVYHTYSTYARGLDGLWGMYQWLDRAPKGRNETGMWWKRHDEYDKR encoded by the coding sequence ATGACGAAGCACATGACCGGGACACGTAAAGATTGGCTCGCTGCGCGGCTCGAGCTGCTCGAGACGGAGAAGGAGCTCACGCGGCGCAGCGACGAGCTGGCGCGGAGGCGGCAGGAGCTGCCGTGGGTCCGCATCGACAAGAAGTACCGATTCGAGACCGACGAAGGGAGTGCCTCGCTGGCGGACCTCTTCAAGGGACGCTCGCAGCTCCTCATCTATCACTACATGTTCGGGCCCGACTACACGGCGGGGTGTGCAACCTGCTCGACGATCGCCGACGGGTTCAACGGCTTCGTCGTCCACCTGGCGAATCACGACGTCACGCTTTCGGCGGTGTCGCGGGCGCCGCTCGCGAAGCTCCAGGCGTACAAGCGGCGGATGGGCTGGACGTTCCCCTGGGCGTCCTCGTTCGGCAACGACTTCAACCCCGACTTCAACGTCTCGTTCACCGAGGAGCAACAGCGCGAGGGGACCATCGAATACAACTACGAGCGTGGCGGCCACGCGATGGACGCGACGGCAGCGGTCCCGGAGCCGGTCGCCAAGAATGCGGCCATGACCGGAACCGACGCGGCCACGTACACGCGCGAGAGGCCGGGCATGAGCACATTCGTGATCGAGGACGGCGTCGTCTACCACACCTATTCCACCTACGCGCGCGGACTGGACGGCCTGTGGGGCATGTACCAGTGGCTCGACCGCGCGCCCAAGGGGCGCAACGAGACGGGCATGTGGTGGAAGCGCCACGACGAGTACGACAAGCGCTGA
- a CDS encoding nuclear transport factor 2 family protein produces the protein MINRPKSTLINYDGLMQANLARVFGERDAGRRIGAIRELYAEDAVLHEPHASVNGHAAISEAVTALLASLPPNFVFRAVGPAVGHNGAARLQWRSGPPDGPTAVTGTDVALFEGGLIRSLYVFLDPTGT, from the coding sequence ATGATCAATCGACCCAAATCGACCCTCATCAACTATGACGGCCTGATGCAGGCGAACCTCGCACGGGTGTTTGGCGAGCGCGACGCCGGGCGGCGCATCGGGGCGATCCGTGAGCTCTATGCCGAAGACGCCGTGCTGCATGAGCCGCACGCCTCCGTCAACGGCCACGCGGCAATCTCCGAAGCTGTGACTGCGCTGCTTGCCAGCCTGCCGCCGAACTTCGTCTTTCGCGCGGTTGGACCGGCTGTCGGTCACAACGGTGCCGCGCGCTTGCAATGGCGCTCCGGCCCACCTGATGGTCCTACTGCCGTCACTGGCACCGATGTCGCTCTTTTCGAGGGAGGACTCATTCGTTCCCTCTATGTTTTTCTCGATCCCACCGGCACCTGA
- a CDS encoding DUF2182 domain-containing protein — MVSDRASPHAFFGVSALLFAASAAVTIVWCASMSAMGEMSMPGGWTMSMAWMRMPGQTWPGAAASFLGMWVVMMVAMMLPSLVPMLWRYRQAVGRTGETRLGRLTVLVGVGYFFVWTVFGMAAFALGVALAKVEMEQPALARAVPIAVGVVVLIAGALQFTAWKAHHLACCRAAQRRGRKLPADAGAAWRYGLRLGLHCSYCCAGLTAILLVIGVMDLRAMTVVAAAITVERLAPAGERVARAIGAVVVGAGLFLIARAAGLG, encoded by the coding sequence ATGGTTTCCGATCGAGCTTCCCCGCATGCCTTTTTTGGCGTCTCGGCGCTGCTCTTCGCCGCCAGCGCGGCGGTGACGATCGTCTGGTGCGCGTCCATGTCGGCGATGGGCGAGATGTCGATGCCCGGCGGCTGGACGATGTCGATGGCGTGGATGCGGATGCCCGGACAGACGTGGCCCGGCGCCGCGGCATCGTTCCTCGGCATGTGGGTCGTGATGATGGTGGCGATGATGCTGCCATCCTTGGTGCCAATGCTGTGGCGCTATCGCCAGGCCGTCGGCAGGACAGGCGAGACGCGCCTGGGTCGGCTGACCGTGCTGGTGGGGGTGGGGTACTTCTTCGTGTGGACCGTGTTCGGTATGGCCGCCTTTGCGCTGGGCGTCGCGCTGGCCAAGGTCGAGATGGAACAGCCGGCGCTGGCGCGCGCCGTACCGATCGCGGTGGGTGTGGTCGTCCTGATCGCCGGCGCGCTCCAGTTCACCGCGTGGAAGGCACATCACCTTGCCTGCTGCCGGGCGGCACAGAGGCGCGGCCGTAAGTTGCCGGCCGACGCCGGCGCGGCCTGGCGATACGGCCTGCGCCTCGGCCTCCACTGCAGCTACTGCTGTGCCGGCCTGACGGCGATCCTCCTCGTCATCGGGGTCATGGACCTGCGCGCGATGACTGTCGTGGCGGCAGCCATCACCGTCGAACGTCTCGCACCGGCCGGTGAGCGCGTGGCGCGAGCCATCGGGGCCGTCGTCGTCGGGGCAGGGTTGTTTCTGATCGCGCGAGCTGCCGGGCTCGGATGA